A genomic region of Notamacropus eugenii isolate mMacEug1 chromosome 3, mMacEug1.pri_v2, whole genome shotgun sequence contains the following coding sequences:
- the SEPTIN3 gene encoding neuronal-specific septin-3 isoform X2 has translation MDRNRTSPPGNQQPGEAPLHLSRPSGIPVASPPLSPGSRKTLSLGTITSHLPLPLSQAGARARSSEPGTARRAMLRPTSSPVPRKLSSLSFTLHHHSHREATSGSGSSPQHEAAVRDRKGSAQEKGESLIPGAPPASLEPIIRVHSASPGNPNPIGPTGAPVLEKPLLTSHLTLPLQPCSAQSPSTPAGIGLPFRYTSRTLSLGSPGRVGTQHLGIPRLRLPSGRVIPASGLFKSGKITLARSGRVDDPVVTPGTLGTIMDPAPPGIAAGSARSDVGPGPTESESAMGPAPSTIAEAEEDRTLSRKTVTFFQVTDLEKQGGVGHQPRPGPAPNPATDLSLHTLPACAARVVATSGPGKGSPASTLTAMVLPLPSHATVPATAKPGSVLSTPGPLPGPAQAHPANTIVMLDKSIGPLAAAADRGAPCTTMILATSHTARNLASKDAKVVFTVPGIDISSALPRATMGLPMPRRAQPCTAMVLVTPQKATSHRTMVAHLTDSGTVPATPGAAFKPPMPAIVPIMTDVGSILGMPDHTSESDTPESEEEEATTAPQALPTERAADLDDLDALDLAVAHKGFHPLRPNWMVKMEGLSWKFRRGFADNRTDVTMSELVAEPKPKPAVPMKPLGISSNLLGYIGIDTIIEQMRKKTMKTGFDFNIMVVGQSGLGKSTLINTLFKSQVSRKSASWNREEKIPKTVEIKAIGHVIEEGGVKMKLTVIDTPGFGDQINNENCWEPIEKYINEQYEKFLKEEVNIARKKRIPDTRVHCCLYFISPTGHSLRPLDLEFMKHLSKVVNIVPIIAKADTMTLEEKTEFKQRVRKELEVNGIEFYPQKEFDEDLEDKTENDKIRESMPFAVVGSDKEYQVNGKRVLGRKTPWGIIEVENLTHCEFALLRDFVIRTHLQDLKEVTHNIHYETYRARRLNDNGGLPPGEGILPPAPASPCPATTAD, from the exons ATGGACCGAAACCGAACTTCCCCTCCTGGGAACCAGCAGCCAGGCGAGGCCCCTCTTCACCTCAGTCGTCCCTCGGGGATCCCTGTGGCCTCACCCCCCCTCAGTCCTGGGTCCAGGAAGACCTTGAGCCTTGGCACCATCACAAgtcacctccctctccccctgaGCCAGGCTGGGGCCAGAGCTAGGTCCAGCGAGCCTGGCACTGCCAGAAGGGCCATGCTTCGCCCCACTAGCAGCCCTGTGCCCAGGAAGCTCAGCTCTCTCTCCTTTACCCTTCATCACCATAGCCACCGGGAGGCCACCTCTGGCTCAGGATCTTCCCCTCAGCATGAGGCAGCTGTTAGAGATAGGAAAGGGAGTGCCCAGGAGAAAGGGGAGTCTCTCATTCCAGGGGCACCCCCTGCATCCCTGGAGCCCATCATTAGGGTGCACTCTGCGAGTCCTGGAAACCCCAATCCCATTGGGCCCACAGGGGCTCCTGTTTTGGAGAAGCCCCTGCTGACCTCACATCTGACCCTTCCATTACAGCCGTGCTCAGCTCAGAGCCCATCCACCCCTGCTGGCATTGGGCTCCCATTCCGGTATACTTCCAGGACACTCAGCCTAGGCTCCCCCGGGAGGGTGGGGACCCAGCACCTGGGCATCCCCAGGCTCCGGCTACCATCTGGAAGGGTCATCCCAGCCTCGGGGCTGTTCAAGTCAGGAAAGATCACATTGGCCAGGTCAGGGAGGGTTGATGACCCAGTTGTCACCCCAGGCACGTTAGGTACCATCATGGATCCAGCCCCGCCAGGGATAGCTGCAGGCTCAGCCAGGTCAGACGTAGGCCCAGGCCCAACGGAGTCCGAATCAGCCATGGGCCCAGCTCCCTCCACCATAGCTGAGGCTGAAGAGGACAGGACTTTGTCAAGGAAGACTGTCACATTCTTCCAAGTCACTGATCTGGAGAAACAGGGTGGAGTGGGGCACCAACCCAGGCCAGGGCCAGCCCCCAACCCAGCCACCGACCTCTCCCTGCATACCCTACCTGCCTGCGCAGCCAGGGTTGTGGCCACCTCAGGCCCAGGGAAAGGCTCACCAGCCTCAACCTTAACAGCCATGGTCCTGCCTCTGCCTAGCCATGCCACAGTGCCAGCCACAGCAAAGCCAGGAAGTGTTTTGTCTACACCAGGACCACTCCCAGGTCCAGCTCAAGCACACCCAGCCAACACCATTGTCATGCTGGACAAAAGCATTGGCCCCTTGGCAGCTGCAGCGGACCGAGGGGCACCGTGTACCACAATGATCCTGGCCACGTCCCACACAGCCAGGAACCTGGCttccaaagatgccaaggtcgtGTTTACCGTTCCAGGTATAGATATATCTTCAGCCTTGCCAAGGGCAACCATGGGCCTGCCGATGCCTAGACGAGCCCAGCCATGCACAGCAATGGTCTTGGTCACCCCCCAGAAAGCCACATCACACAGAACCATGGTCGCCCACCTAACAGATAGTGGCACCGTCCCAGCCACTCCAGGGGCAGCCTTCAAGCCCCCCATGCCAGCCATTGTCCCAATCATGACAGACGTAGGCTCCATCTTAGGCATGCCAGACCACACCTCAGAGTCAGACACCCCAGAGtcagaagaggaagaagccaCAACTGCCCCCCAAGCTTTGCctacagaaagagctgctgaCCTGGATGACCTGGACGCCCTGGACCTGGCGGTAGCTCATAAAG GGTTCCACCCATTGAGACCTAACTGGAtggtgaagatggaaggattatCTTGGAAGTTTAGACGAG GCTTTGCAGATAACAGGACTGACGTGACCATGTCAGAGCTGGTGGCTGAGCCCAAGCCCAAGCCGGCAGTGCCCATGAAGCCCCTTGGCATCAGCTCCAACCTCCTGGGCTACATTGGCATCGACACCATCATAGAGCAGATGCGGAAGAAAACCATGAAGACGGGTTTTGACTTCAACATCATGGTTGTGG GTCAGAGTGGGCTGGGCAAGTCCACCCTCATCAACACCCTCTTCAAATCCCAAGTGAGTCGGAAGTCAGCGAGCTGGAATCGGGAGGAGAAGATCCCCAAGACAGTGGAGATCAAGGCCATTGGGCATG TGATAGAAGAAGGTGGAGTCAAAATGAAGTTGACCGTGATCGACACTCCGGGGTTCGGAGACCAGATCAACAATGAAAACTG CTGGGAGCCCATTGAGAAGTACATCAATGAACAGTATGAGAAATTCCTGAAGGAGGAGGTGAACATTGCGAGAAAGAAGCGGATCCCAGACACGCGGGTCCATTGCTGCCTCTACTTCATCTCCCCCACGGGACACTC CCTAAGACCCCTAGATCTGGAGTTTATGAAACACCTCAGCAAAGTGGTGAACATCGTTCCCATCATAGCCAAGGCTGACAccatgactttggaagagaagaCGGAATTCAAGCAGAGG GTCCGGAAGGAGCTTGAGGTGAACGGCATCGAGTTTTACCCACAGAAGGAGTTTGACGAGGACCTGGAAGACAAGACGGAAAATGACAAGATCAGG GAGAGCATGCCTTTTGCTGTGGTTGGGAGCGACAAGGAATATCAGGTCAATGGCAAGAGGGTCCTTGGGAGAAAAACACCCTGGGGGATCATCGAAG TGGAAAATCTCACCCACTGTGAGTTTGCCTTGCTCAGAGACTTTGTTATCAG GACCCACCTCCAGGACCTTAAGGAAGTCACCCACAATATCCACTACGAGACCTACAGGGCCCGGAGGCTCAATGACAACGGTGGCCTCCCTCCG GGAGAAGGCATCCTTCCACCAGCACCAGCCTCCCCCTGCCCCGCCACCACCGCCGACTGA
- the SEPTIN3 gene encoding neuronal-specific septin-3 isoform X1, with protein MDRNRTSPPGNQQPGEAPLHLSRPSGIPVASPPLSPGSRKTLSLGTITSHLPLPLSQAGARARSSEPGTARRAMLRPTSSPVPRKLSSLSFTLHHHSHREATSGSGSSPQHEAAVRDRKGSAQEKGESLIPGAPPASLEPIIRVHSASPGNPNPIGPTGAPVLEKPLLTSHLTLPLQPCSAQSPSTPAGIGLPFRYTSRTLSLGSPGRVGTQHLGIPRLRLPSGRVIPASGLFKSGKITLARSGRVDDPVVTPGTLGTIMDPAPPGIAAGSARSDVGPGPTESESAMGPAPSTIAEAEEDRTLSRKTVTFFQVTDLEKQGGVGHQPRPGPAPNPATDLSLHTLPACAARVVATSGPGKGSPASTLTAMVLPLPSHATVPATAKPGSVLSTPGPLPGPAQAHPANTIVMLDKSIGPLAAAADRGAPCTTMILATSHTARNLASKDAKVVFTVPGIDISSALPRATMGLPMPRRAQPCTAMVLVTPQKATSHRTMVAHLTDSGTVPATPGAAFKPPMPAIVPIMTDVGSILGMPDHTSESDTPESEEEEATTAPQALPTERAADLDDLDALDLAVAHKGFHPLRPNWMVKMEGLSWKFRRGFADNRTDVTMSELVAEPKPKPAVPMKPLGISSNLLGYIGIDTIIEQMRKKTMKTGFDFNIMVVGQSGLGKSTLINTLFKSQVSRKSASWNREEKIPKTVEIKAIGHVIEEGGVKMKLTVIDTPGFGDQINNENCWEPIEKYINEQYEKFLKEEVNIARKKRIPDTRVHCCLYFISPTGHSLRPLDLEFMKHLSKVVNIVPIIAKADTMTLEEKTEFKQRVRKELEVNGIEFYPQKEFDEDLEDKTENDKIRQESMPFAVVGSDKEYQVNGKRVLGRKTPWGIIEVENLTHCEFALLRDFVIRTHLQDLKEVTHNIHYETYRARRLNDNGGLPPGEGILPPAPASPCPATTAD; from the exons ATGGACCGAAACCGAACTTCCCCTCCTGGGAACCAGCAGCCAGGCGAGGCCCCTCTTCACCTCAGTCGTCCCTCGGGGATCCCTGTGGCCTCACCCCCCCTCAGTCCTGGGTCCAGGAAGACCTTGAGCCTTGGCACCATCACAAgtcacctccctctccccctgaGCCAGGCTGGGGCCAGAGCTAGGTCCAGCGAGCCTGGCACTGCCAGAAGGGCCATGCTTCGCCCCACTAGCAGCCCTGTGCCCAGGAAGCTCAGCTCTCTCTCCTTTACCCTTCATCACCATAGCCACCGGGAGGCCACCTCTGGCTCAGGATCTTCCCCTCAGCATGAGGCAGCTGTTAGAGATAGGAAAGGGAGTGCCCAGGAGAAAGGGGAGTCTCTCATTCCAGGGGCACCCCCTGCATCCCTGGAGCCCATCATTAGGGTGCACTCTGCGAGTCCTGGAAACCCCAATCCCATTGGGCCCACAGGGGCTCCTGTTTTGGAGAAGCCCCTGCTGACCTCACATCTGACCCTTCCATTACAGCCGTGCTCAGCTCAGAGCCCATCCACCCCTGCTGGCATTGGGCTCCCATTCCGGTATACTTCCAGGACACTCAGCCTAGGCTCCCCCGGGAGGGTGGGGACCCAGCACCTGGGCATCCCCAGGCTCCGGCTACCATCTGGAAGGGTCATCCCAGCCTCGGGGCTGTTCAAGTCAGGAAAGATCACATTGGCCAGGTCAGGGAGGGTTGATGACCCAGTTGTCACCCCAGGCACGTTAGGTACCATCATGGATCCAGCCCCGCCAGGGATAGCTGCAGGCTCAGCCAGGTCAGACGTAGGCCCAGGCCCAACGGAGTCCGAATCAGCCATGGGCCCAGCTCCCTCCACCATAGCTGAGGCTGAAGAGGACAGGACTTTGTCAAGGAAGACTGTCACATTCTTCCAAGTCACTGATCTGGAGAAACAGGGTGGAGTGGGGCACCAACCCAGGCCAGGGCCAGCCCCCAACCCAGCCACCGACCTCTCCCTGCATACCCTACCTGCCTGCGCAGCCAGGGTTGTGGCCACCTCAGGCCCAGGGAAAGGCTCACCAGCCTCAACCTTAACAGCCATGGTCCTGCCTCTGCCTAGCCATGCCACAGTGCCAGCCACAGCAAAGCCAGGAAGTGTTTTGTCTACACCAGGACCACTCCCAGGTCCAGCTCAAGCACACCCAGCCAACACCATTGTCATGCTGGACAAAAGCATTGGCCCCTTGGCAGCTGCAGCGGACCGAGGGGCACCGTGTACCACAATGATCCTGGCCACGTCCCACACAGCCAGGAACCTGGCttccaaagatgccaaggtcgtGTTTACCGTTCCAGGTATAGATATATCTTCAGCCTTGCCAAGGGCAACCATGGGCCTGCCGATGCCTAGACGAGCCCAGCCATGCACAGCAATGGTCTTGGTCACCCCCCAGAAAGCCACATCACACAGAACCATGGTCGCCCACCTAACAGATAGTGGCACCGTCCCAGCCACTCCAGGGGCAGCCTTCAAGCCCCCCATGCCAGCCATTGTCCCAATCATGACAGACGTAGGCTCCATCTTAGGCATGCCAGACCACACCTCAGAGTCAGACACCCCAGAGtcagaagaggaagaagccaCAACTGCCCCCCAAGCTTTGCctacagaaagagctgctgaCCTGGATGACCTGGACGCCCTGGACCTGGCGGTAGCTCATAAAG GGTTCCACCCATTGAGACCTAACTGGAtggtgaagatggaaggattatCTTGGAAGTTTAGACGAG GCTTTGCAGATAACAGGACTGACGTGACCATGTCAGAGCTGGTGGCTGAGCCCAAGCCCAAGCCGGCAGTGCCCATGAAGCCCCTTGGCATCAGCTCCAACCTCCTGGGCTACATTGGCATCGACACCATCATAGAGCAGATGCGGAAGAAAACCATGAAGACGGGTTTTGACTTCAACATCATGGTTGTGG GTCAGAGTGGGCTGGGCAAGTCCACCCTCATCAACACCCTCTTCAAATCCCAAGTGAGTCGGAAGTCAGCGAGCTGGAATCGGGAGGAGAAGATCCCCAAGACAGTGGAGATCAAGGCCATTGGGCATG TGATAGAAGAAGGTGGAGTCAAAATGAAGTTGACCGTGATCGACACTCCGGGGTTCGGAGACCAGATCAACAATGAAAACTG CTGGGAGCCCATTGAGAAGTACATCAATGAACAGTATGAGAAATTCCTGAAGGAGGAGGTGAACATTGCGAGAAAGAAGCGGATCCCAGACACGCGGGTCCATTGCTGCCTCTACTTCATCTCCCCCACGGGACACTC CCTAAGACCCCTAGATCTGGAGTTTATGAAACACCTCAGCAAAGTGGTGAACATCGTTCCCATCATAGCCAAGGCTGACAccatgactttggaagagaagaCGGAATTCAAGCAGAGG GTCCGGAAGGAGCTTGAGGTGAACGGCATCGAGTTTTACCCACAGAAGGAGTTTGACGAGGACCTGGAAGACAAGACGGAAAATGACAAGATCAGG CAGGAGAGCATGCCTTTTGCTGTGGTTGGGAGCGACAAGGAATATCAGGTCAATGGCAAGAGGGTCCTTGGGAGAAAAACACCCTGGGGGATCATCGAAG TGGAAAATCTCACCCACTGTGAGTTTGCCTTGCTCAGAGACTTTGTTATCAG GACCCACCTCCAGGACCTTAAGGAAGTCACCCACAATATCCACTACGAGACCTACAGGGCCCGGAGGCTCAATGACAACGGTGGCCTCCCTCCG GGAGAAGGCATCCTTCCACCAGCACCAGCCTCCCCCTGCCCCGCCACCACCGCCGACTGA
- the SEPTIN3 gene encoding neuronal-specific septin-3 isoform X4 has product MREAPVQWGESLQTKDDNVGRIHRGEGHQKKLPVEGFHPLRPNWMVKMEGLSWKFRRGFADNRTDVTMSELVAEPKPKPAVPMKPLGISSNLLGYIGIDTIIEQMRKKTMKTGFDFNIMVVGQSGLGKSTLINTLFKSQVSRKSASWNREEKIPKTVEIKAIGHVIEEGGVKMKLTVIDTPGFGDQINNENCWEPIEKYINEQYEKFLKEEVNIARKKRIPDTRVHCCLYFISPTGHSLRPLDLEFMKHLSKVVNIVPIIAKADTMTLEEKTEFKQRVRKELEVNGIEFYPQKEFDEDLEDKTENDKIRQESMPFAVVGSDKEYQVNGKRVLGRKTPWGIIEVENLTHCEFALLRDFVIRTHLQDLKEVTHNIHYETYRARRLNDNGGLPPGEGILPPAPASPCPATTAD; this is encoded by the exons ATGAGAGAAGCTCCTGTGCAGTGGGGAGAGAGCTTGCAAACTAAGGACGATAATGTGGGGAGAATACACAGAGGGGAGGGGCATCAGAAGAAGCTTCCAGTAGAAG GGTTCCACCCATTGAGACCTAACTGGAtggtgaagatggaaggattatCTTGGAAGTTTAGACGAG GCTTTGCAGATAACAGGACTGACGTGACCATGTCAGAGCTGGTGGCTGAGCCCAAGCCCAAGCCGGCAGTGCCCATGAAGCCCCTTGGCATCAGCTCCAACCTCCTGGGCTACATTGGCATCGACACCATCATAGAGCAGATGCGGAAGAAAACCATGAAGACGGGTTTTGACTTCAACATCATGGTTGTGG GTCAGAGTGGGCTGGGCAAGTCCACCCTCATCAACACCCTCTTCAAATCCCAAGTGAGTCGGAAGTCAGCGAGCTGGAATCGGGAGGAGAAGATCCCCAAGACAGTGGAGATCAAGGCCATTGGGCATG TGATAGAAGAAGGTGGAGTCAAAATGAAGTTGACCGTGATCGACACTCCGGGGTTCGGAGACCAGATCAACAATGAAAACTG CTGGGAGCCCATTGAGAAGTACATCAATGAACAGTATGAGAAATTCCTGAAGGAGGAGGTGAACATTGCGAGAAAGAAGCGGATCCCAGACACGCGGGTCCATTGCTGCCTCTACTTCATCTCCCCCACGGGACACTC CCTAAGACCCCTAGATCTGGAGTTTATGAAACACCTCAGCAAAGTGGTGAACATCGTTCCCATCATAGCCAAGGCTGACAccatgactttggaagagaagaCGGAATTCAAGCAGAGG GTCCGGAAGGAGCTTGAGGTGAACGGCATCGAGTTTTACCCACAGAAGGAGTTTGACGAGGACCTGGAAGACAAGACGGAAAATGACAAGATCAGG CAGGAGAGCATGCCTTTTGCTGTGGTTGGGAGCGACAAGGAATATCAGGTCAATGGCAAGAGGGTCCTTGGGAGAAAAACACCCTGGGGGATCATCGAAG TGGAAAATCTCACCCACTGTGAGTTTGCCTTGCTCAGAGACTTTGTTATCAG GACCCACCTCCAGGACCTTAAGGAAGTCACCCACAATATCCACTACGAGACCTACAGGGCCCGGAGGCTCAATGACAACGGTGGCCTCCCTCCG GGAGAAGGCATCCTTCCACCAGCACCAGCCTCCCCCTGCCCCGCCACCACCGCCGACTGA
- the SEPTIN3 gene encoding neuronal-specific septin-3 isoform X5: MVKMEGLSWKFRRGFADNRTDVTMSELVAEPKPKPAVPMKPLGISSNLLGYIGIDTIIEQMRKKTMKTGFDFNIMVVGQSGLGKSTLINTLFKSQVSRKSASWNREEKIPKTVEIKAIGHVIEEGGVKMKLTVIDTPGFGDQINNENCWEPIEKYINEQYEKFLKEEVNIARKKRIPDTRVHCCLYFISPTGHSLRPLDLEFMKHLSKVVNIVPIIAKADTMTLEEKTEFKQRVRKELEVNGIEFYPQKEFDEDLEDKTENDKIRQESMPFAVVGSDKEYQVNGKRVLGRKTPWGIIEVENLTHCEFALLRDFVIRTHLQDLKEVTHNIHYETYRARRLNDNGGLPPGEGILPPAPASPCPATTAD, translated from the exons AtggtgaagatggaaggattatCTTGGAAGTTTAGACGAG GCTTTGCAGATAACAGGACTGACGTGACCATGTCAGAGCTGGTGGCTGAGCCCAAGCCCAAGCCGGCAGTGCCCATGAAGCCCCTTGGCATCAGCTCCAACCTCCTGGGCTACATTGGCATCGACACCATCATAGAGCAGATGCGGAAGAAAACCATGAAGACGGGTTTTGACTTCAACATCATGGTTGTGG GTCAGAGTGGGCTGGGCAAGTCCACCCTCATCAACACCCTCTTCAAATCCCAAGTGAGTCGGAAGTCAGCGAGCTGGAATCGGGAGGAGAAGATCCCCAAGACAGTGGAGATCAAGGCCATTGGGCATG TGATAGAAGAAGGTGGAGTCAAAATGAAGTTGACCGTGATCGACACTCCGGGGTTCGGAGACCAGATCAACAATGAAAACTG CTGGGAGCCCATTGAGAAGTACATCAATGAACAGTATGAGAAATTCCTGAAGGAGGAGGTGAACATTGCGAGAAAGAAGCGGATCCCAGACACGCGGGTCCATTGCTGCCTCTACTTCATCTCCCCCACGGGACACTC CCTAAGACCCCTAGATCTGGAGTTTATGAAACACCTCAGCAAAGTGGTGAACATCGTTCCCATCATAGCCAAGGCTGACAccatgactttggaagagaagaCGGAATTCAAGCAGAGG GTCCGGAAGGAGCTTGAGGTGAACGGCATCGAGTTTTACCCACAGAAGGAGTTTGACGAGGACCTGGAAGACAAGACGGAAAATGACAAGATCAGG CAGGAGAGCATGCCTTTTGCTGTGGTTGGGAGCGACAAGGAATATCAGGTCAATGGCAAGAGGGTCCTTGGGAGAAAAACACCCTGGGGGATCATCGAAG TGGAAAATCTCACCCACTGTGAGTTTGCCTTGCTCAGAGACTTTGTTATCAG GACCCACCTCCAGGACCTTAAGGAAGTCACCCACAATATCCACTACGAGACCTACAGGGCCCGGAGGCTCAATGACAACGGTGGCCTCCCTCCG GGAGAAGGCATCCTTCCACCAGCACCAGCCTCCCCCTGCCCCGCCACCACCGCCGACTGA
- the SEPTIN3 gene encoding neuronal-specific septin-3 isoform X3 — MDRNRTSPPGNQQPGEAPLHLSRPSGIPVASPPLSPGSRKTLSLGTITSHLPLPLSQAGARARSSEPGTARRAMLRPTSSPVPRKLSSLSFTLHHHSHREATSGSGSSPQHEAAVRDRKGSAQEKGESLIPGAPPASLEPIIRVHSASPGNPNPIGPTGAPVLEKPLLTSHLTLPLQPCSAQSPSTPAGIGLPFRYTSRTLSLGSPGRVGTQHLGIPRLRLPSGRVIPASGLFKSGKITLARSGRVDDPVVTPGTLGTIMDPAPPGIAAGSARSDVGPGPTESESAMGPAPSTIAEAEEDRTLSRKTVTFFQVTDLEKQGGVGHQPRPGPAPNPATDLSLHTLPACAARVVATSGPGKGSPASTLTAMVLPLPSHATVPATAKPGSVLSTPGPLPGPAQAHPANTIVMLDKSIGPLAAAADRGAPCTTMILATSHTARNLASKDAKVVFTVPGIDISSALPRATMGLPMPRRAQPCTAMVLVTPQKATSHRTMVAHLTDSGTVPATPGAAFKPPMPAIVPIMTDVGSILGMPDHTSESDTPESEEEEATTAPQALPTERAADLDDLDALDLAVAHKGFHPLRPNWMVKMEGLSWKFRRGFADNRTDVTMSELVAEPKPKPAVPMKPLGISSNLLGYIGIDTIIEQMRKKTMKTGFDFNIMVVGQSGLGKSTLINTLFKSQVSRKSASWNREEKIPKTVEIKAIGHVIEEGGVKMKLTVIDTPGFGDQINNENCWEPIEKYINEQYEKFLKEEVNIARKKRIPDTRVHCCLYFISPTGHSLRPLDLEFMKHLSKVVNIVPIIAKADTMTLEEKTEFKQRVRKELEVNGIEFYPQKEFDEDLEDKTENDKIRQESMPFAVVGSDKEYQVNGKRVLGRKTPWGIIEVENLTHCEFALLRDFVIRTHLQDLKEVTHNIHYETYRARRLNDNGGLPPAPHPSNLTSFKGLEK, encoded by the exons ATGGACCGAAACCGAACTTCCCCTCCTGGGAACCAGCAGCCAGGCGAGGCCCCTCTTCACCTCAGTCGTCCCTCGGGGATCCCTGTGGCCTCACCCCCCCTCAGTCCTGGGTCCAGGAAGACCTTGAGCCTTGGCACCATCACAAgtcacctccctctccccctgaGCCAGGCTGGGGCCAGAGCTAGGTCCAGCGAGCCTGGCACTGCCAGAAGGGCCATGCTTCGCCCCACTAGCAGCCCTGTGCCCAGGAAGCTCAGCTCTCTCTCCTTTACCCTTCATCACCATAGCCACCGGGAGGCCACCTCTGGCTCAGGATCTTCCCCTCAGCATGAGGCAGCTGTTAGAGATAGGAAAGGGAGTGCCCAGGAGAAAGGGGAGTCTCTCATTCCAGGGGCACCCCCTGCATCCCTGGAGCCCATCATTAGGGTGCACTCTGCGAGTCCTGGAAACCCCAATCCCATTGGGCCCACAGGGGCTCCTGTTTTGGAGAAGCCCCTGCTGACCTCACATCTGACCCTTCCATTACAGCCGTGCTCAGCTCAGAGCCCATCCACCCCTGCTGGCATTGGGCTCCCATTCCGGTATACTTCCAGGACACTCAGCCTAGGCTCCCCCGGGAGGGTGGGGACCCAGCACCTGGGCATCCCCAGGCTCCGGCTACCATCTGGAAGGGTCATCCCAGCCTCGGGGCTGTTCAAGTCAGGAAAGATCACATTGGCCAGGTCAGGGAGGGTTGATGACCCAGTTGTCACCCCAGGCACGTTAGGTACCATCATGGATCCAGCCCCGCCAGGGATAGCTGCAGGCTCAGCCAGGTCAGACGTAGGCCCAGGCCCAACGGAGTCCGAATCAGCCATGGGCCCAGCTCCCTCCACCATAGCTGAGGCTGAAGAGGACAGGACTTTGTCAAGGAAGACTGTCACATTCTTCCAAGTCACTGATCTGGAGAAACAGGGTGGAGTGGGGCACCAACCCAGGCCAGGGCCAGCCCCCAACCCAGCCACCGACCTCTCCCTGCATACCCTACCTGCCTGCGCAGCCAGGGTTGTGGCCACCTCAGGCCCAGGGAAAGGCTCACCAGCCTCAACCTTAACAGCCATGGTCCTGCCTCTGCCTAGCCATGCCACAGTGCCAGCCACAGCAAAGCCAGGAAGTGTTTTGTCTACACCAGGACCACTCCCAGGTCCAGCTCAAGCACACCCAGCCAACACCATTGTCATGCTGGACAAAAGCATTGGCCCCTTGGCAGCTGCAGCGGACCGAGGGGCACCGTGTACCACAATGATCCTGGCCACGTCCCACACAGCCAGGAACCTGGCttccaaagatgccaaggtcgtGTTTACCGTTCCAGGTATAGATATATCTTCAGCCTTGCCAAGGGCAACCATGGGCCTGCCGATGCCTAGACGAGCCCAGCCATGCACAGCAATGGTCTTGGTCACCCCCCAGAAAGCCACATCACACAGAACCATGGTCGCCCACCTAACAGATAGTGGCACCGTCCCAGCCACTCCAGGGGCAGCCTTCAAGCCCCCCATGCCAGCCATTGTCCCAATCATGACAGACGTAGGCTCCATCTTAGGCATGCCAGACCACACCTCAGAGTCAGACACCCCAGAGtcagaagaggaagaagccaCAACTGCCCCCCAAGCTTTGCctacagaaagagctgctgaCCTGGATGACCTGGACGCCCTGGACCTGGCGGTAGCTCATAAAG GGTTCCACCCATTGAGACCTAACTGGAtggtgaagatggaaggattatCTTGGAAGTTTAGACGAG GCTTTGCAGATAACAGGACTGACGTGACCATGTCAGAGCTGGTGGCTGAGCCCAAGCCCAAGCCGGCAGTGCCCATGAAGCCCCTTGGCATCAGCTCCAACCTCCTGGGCTACATTGGCATCGACACCATCATAGAGCAGATGCGGAAGAAAACCATGAAGACGGGTTTTGACTTCAACATCATGGTTGTGG GTCAGAGTGGGCTGGGCAAGTCCACCCTCATCAACACCCTCTTCAAATCCCAAGTGAGTCGGAAGTCAGCGAGCTGGAATCGGGAGGAGAAGATCCCCAAGACAGTGGAGATCAAGGCCATTGGGCATG TGATAGAAGAAGGTGGAGTCAAAATGAAGTTGACCGTGATCGACACTCCGGGGTTCGGAGACCAGATCAACAATGAAAACTG CTGGGAGCCCATTGAGAAGTACATCAATGAACAGTATGAGAAATTCCTGAAGGAGGAGGTGAACATTGCGAGAAAGAAGCGGATCCCAGACACGCGGGTCCATTGCTGCCTCTACTTCATCTCCCCCACGGGACACTC CCTAAGACCCCTAGATCTGGAGTTTATGAAACACCTCAGCAAAGTGGTGAACATCGTTCCCATCATAGCCAAGGCTGACAccatgactttggaagagaagaCGGAATTCAAGCAGAGG GTCCGGAAGGAGCTTGAGGTGAACGGCATCGAGTTTTACCCACAGAAGGAGTTTGACGAGGACCTGGAAGACAAGACGGAAAATGACAAGATCAGG CAGGAGAGCATGCCTTTTGCTGTGGTTGGGAGCGACAAGGAATATCAGGTCAATGGCAAGAGGGTCCTTGGGAGAAAAACACCCTGGGGGATCATCGAAG TGGAAAATCTCACCCACTGTGAGTTTGCCTTGCTCAGAGACTTTGTTATCAG GACCCACCTCCAGGACCTTAAGGAAGTCACCCACAATATCCACTACGAGACCTACAGGGCCCGGAGGCTCAATGACAACGGTGGCCTCCCTCCG GCGCCTCATCCATCAAATCTCACCTCCTTCAAGGGCTTGGAAAAATAA